A stretch of the Bremerella alba genome encodes the following:
- a CDS encoding epimerase, with protein MADTSPTRRIVIAGGSGFLGLSLAQHLHENNFEVVILSRNTPRSEGPWTHVAWDGRSLGNWKSCLDGAYGMVNLAGRTVDCIKTPDHQDEILRSRVESTRVLGQALRAIDQPPPVWVQMGTAHIFGDPPEAICTEQSAIGVGLAPDVAMAWEEEFAKARLPSQRGIVLRTSFVVGRDRGAGGGALDRLSLLTRLGLGGRIGTGKQGFSWIHELDLNRLFQRALIQESMHGVYIASAPNPVSQIEFMRALREAMGIRFGLPAFAWMVRLGAPLLLRTDPNLALYGRYVRSDKLREEGFAFQFPDVGPALQDITRSLS; from the coding sequence TTGGCAGACACCTCCCCAACCCGTCGAATCGTCATCGCAGGCGGAAGCGGATTCCTGGGTCTTTCGCTGGCTCAGCACCTGCACGAAAACAACTTCGAGGTTGTCATACTTTCACGAAATACCCCCAGGTCGGAAGGACCCTGGACGCATGTGGCCTGGGACGGTCGATCACTCGGCAATTGGAAGAGTTGCCTTGATGGAGCATACGGCATGGTCAATCTGGCGGGGCGAACGGTCGACTGCATCAAGACGCCAGACCATCAGGACGAAATCCTCCGCTCACGCGTGGAATCGACCAGGGTCCTCGGCCAAGCCCTACGAGCCATCGACCAGCCTCCCCCGGTTTGGGTTCAGATGGGAACAGCCCACATCTTCGGCGATCCTCCCGAAGCAATCTGCACCGAACAATCGGCGATCGGAGTGGGGCTGGCACCCGATGTGGCCATGGCATGGGAAGAAGAGTTCGCTAAGGCGAGACTCCCTTCTCAGCGTGGTATCGTGCTGCGAACCAGTTTCGTTGTCGGACGCGACCGGGGCGCCGGTGGAGGTGCCCTGGATCGCTTGAGCCTCCTCACTCGATTGGGGCTCGGTGGCCGTATTGGCACCGGCAAGCAGGGCTTTAGCTGGATTCACGAACTCGATCTGAATCGTCTTTTCCAACGAGCACTGATCCAAGAAAGCATGCACGGAGTCTACATTGCCTCGGCCCCCAACCCTGTCTCGCAAATCGAATTCATGCGAGCGTTACGCGAAGCGATGGGCATACGATTTGGATTGCCGGCGTTTGCTTGGATGGTCCGCCTGGGGGCACCCTTGCTGCTGCGGACCGACCCGAACTTGGCTCTTTATGGACGGTACGTGCGGTCCGATAAGTTACGGGAAGAAGGCTTTGCGTTTCAGTTTCCTGACGTCGGGCCGGCGCTCCAGGATATCACTCGATCGCTCTCGTAG
- a CDS encoding DinB family protein — translation MGNLWNDLLGRQYEAALCTLNYSIEKSPEPAWQGKVVNMTFDQAVFHTLFFTDYYLGKKPEELKQQAYHRQHAEFFADYEEMEPRAQRQRYTKATLGDYLQFCRAKAKETLAVETAQDLAAACEFPPKTFSRAELHVYNLRHIQHHAAQLVMRLRMDYQVDTPWFGSGWRAS, via the coding sequence ATGGGCAATCTGTGGAACGACCTGCTAGGGCGGCAATATGAAGCCGCATTATGTACTTTAAATTACTCTATCGAGAAGAGCCCGGAACCTGCCTGGCAGGGAAAAGTAGTCAATATGACCTTCGATCAGGCTGTCTTTCACACGTTGTTTTTCACGGACTACTATCTCGGAAAGAAGCCGGAAGAACTCAAGCAGCAGGCCTACCACCGGCAACATGCCGAGTTCTTTGCGGATTATGAAGAGATGGAGCCACGTGCCCAACGGCAGCGTTACACCAAAGCAACGCTGGGTGACTATCTACAATTCTGCCGAGCAAAAGCGAAGGAAACGCTCGCGGTGGAGACTGCACAAGACTTGGCTGCCGCGTGTGAGTTTCCCCCGAAGACATTCAGTCGGGCCGAGCTTCACGTTTATAACTTGCGTCACATTCAGCATCACGCAGCACAGCTAGTCATGCGACTGCGGATGGATTATCAGGTCGATACGCCCTGGTTTGGCAGTGGTTGGCGAGCGAGCTAG
- a CDS encoding DEAD/DEAH box helicase: MKFTDVALAEPFQRALKKLKYETASPIQAEAIPVILDGKDLIGCAQTGTGKTAAFALPMLHRLLESAPPREQPTERVRGKRTSNKFQGPPRPIRALILAPTRELAAQISESLKKYGGATSLKHTVVFGGVSQVPQVRDLRWGIDTLVATPGRLLDLMTQGHINLSQLEILCFDEADQMLDMGFLPALKKIVAACPHDRQTVMFSATMPPEIRDLAEKWLTNPVSLQVAPVAAPAERISQSVHYVDKRRKADLLSRYLQDTPRSRTLVFVRTKHDCDKLVRILEKDGLRAAAIHSNKSQSVRSRTLAQFKSNRPPVLVATDIAARGLDVNDVSHVVNFDLPETPETYVHRIGRTARAGAEGVAVSFCAGGERRLLKQIERLTRISIPIEPAIDGFETSDPITHDEPRRGGSRGRGPRGNGGPRTSGGPRKFGSKPGGKKPSRFGSKSNSDNQGGDDRPSDKKPAAAGPFGNKNKPKRIAGKPATGFGQKQKRRRPANTER; encoded by the coding sequence ATGAAGTTTACCGATGTCGCGCTAGCCGAACCATTTCAGCGTGCCCTTAAAAAGCTGAAATACGAAACGGCCTCGCCGATTCAAGCGGAAGCTATTCCCGTAATCCTGGATGGTAAAGACCTGATTGGCTGTGCCCAAACCGGCACCGGCAAGACGGCCGCATTCGCCCTGCCCATGCTGCATCGTCTGCTAGAGTCGGCTCCCCCCAGAGAACAGCCGACCGAGCGCGTTCGTGGCAAGCGGACCTCCAACAAGTTCCAAGGACCTCCACGCCCAATTCGCGCATTGATTCTCGCTCCGACACGCGAACTGGCTGCGCAAATCAGCGAGAGCCTGAAAAAGTACGGCGGGGCTACTTCGCTGAAGCACACGGTGGTGTTCGGTGGCGTTTCACAGGTTCCTCAGGTACGCGACCTTCGCTGGGGTATCGATACTTTGGTTGCCACCCCAGGCCGTCTGCTCGACCTGATGACTCAGGGGCACATCAACCTCTCGCAGCTGGAAATCCTGTGCTTCGACGAAGCGGACCAGATGCTGGACATGGGCTTCTTGCCGGCACTAAAGAAAATTGTCGCCGCTTGTCCCCACGATCGACAGACGGTGATGTTCTCGGCCACGATGCCGCCAGAGATTCGCGATTTGGCTGAAAAATGGCTGACCAATCCTGTTTCGCTACAGGTCGCTCCGGTCGCGGCACCTGCCGAACGCATTTCACAGTCGGTCCATTACGTCGACAAGCGTCGTAAGGCCGACCTGCTATCGCGTTACCTGCAAGACACTCCGCGCAGCCGCACACTGGTCTTTGTTCGCACGAAGCACGACTGCGATAAGCTTGTACGTATTTTGGAAAAGGACGGCCTGCGAGCCGCCGCGATCCACAGCAACAAAAGCCAGAGCGTGCGAAGCCGAACGCTGGCACAGTTCAAGAGCAACCGTCCGCCAGTACTTGTGGCGACCGATATCGCCGCACGTGGCCTGGATGTGAATGACGTTTCCCACGTGGTCAACTTCGATCTACCAGAAACGCCAGAAACCTATGTCCATCGAATTGGCCGCACCGCGCGAGCCGGCGCCGAAGGGGTGGCCGTTTCGTTCTGTGCCGGTGGCGAACGACGCCTGCTCAAGCAGATCGAACGCTTGACACGCATTTCAATCCCCATCGAGCCAGCCATCGACGGGTTCGAGACCAGCGACCCAATCACCCACGACGAACCTCGTCGCGGTGGTTCGCGTGGACGTGGTCCTCGTGGCAACGGCGGTCCCCGCACCAGTGGCGGCCCACGCAAATTCGGCAGCAAGCCTGGTGGTAAGAAGCCAAGTCGTTTCGGCTCGAAGTCGAATTCCGACAACCAAGGCGGTGACGATCGACCGAGCGACAAGAAGCCCGCTGCGGCAGGCCCCTTCGGCAATAAGAACAAGCCGAAACGCATCGCCGGTAAGCCTGCTACCGGCTTTGGTCAAAAGCAAAAGCGACGCCGTCCAGCAAATACCGAACGCTAA
- a CDS encoding choice-of-anchor I family protein, whose translation MKVFSLNSAVLASLVLAGSAAAGPLDFLFGTPSLEEAWRYEAEGGETACEIVSYDADTRKVFVTNAADETVDVLDATDGTLLHQIDVGDVNSVSCYEGLVAIAVAAETGVRGKVILLNAEDYTVYSEPEAGYLPDMVTFTPNGKYVLVANEGEPNDDYDIDPVGSVSIIDVTDPADPEVFETGFESFNSEEAALKAAGVRIFGPGASVAQDIEPEYITVSANSRTAYVSCQENNAIAVISIPAKRVLSINPLGFKDHSLPENAMDASDDDNGTINIQPWPTKGMYMPDSIASTQFFGFTLVASANEGDARDYDGFAEEERIKDLVLDEDAFPDADELQEDENLGRLNVTTTLGDLDNDNEYEELYSFGARSFSIWLLTPFGQTVQVYDSGSDFEEITAAQVPDFFNSDDGDSDNFDNRSDAKGPEPEAIDIGSDLGCTWAFIGLERVGGVMVYDITNPLNPSFVQYSRNLTDVAPEGIDFISRSNSPFTEPAIVVAHEVSGTTTLFKIKRTGGLLSRLLNN comes from the coding sequence ATGAAAGTGTTTTCTTTGAACAGTGCCGTTCTGGCATCGCTGGTTCTGGCAGGTTCGGCTGCGGCTGGCCCTTTGGATTTTCTGTTTGGTACGCCCAGCTTAGAAGAAGCCTGGCGATATGAGGCTGAAGGGGGCGAAACGGCTTGCGAGATTGTTTCCTACGATGCGGACACACGGAAAGTTTTCGTAACCAACGCAGCAGACGAAACGGTGGACGTACTGGACGCGACCGACGGCACGCTGTTGCATCAGATTGACGTAGGTGATGTGAATAGCGTGTCCTGTTACGAAGGTCTCGTGGCGATTGCTGTTGCAGCCGAAACAGGCGTGCGTGGTAAAGTGATCCTCCTCAATGCCGAGGACTACACTGTTTACTCCGAACCTGAAGCGGGTTACCTGCCAGACATGGTCACCTTCACGCCAAATGGCAAGTATGTTTTGGTTGCCAACGAAGGGGAGCCAAACGACGATTATGACATCGATCCAGTTGGCTCTGTTTCGATTATCGACGTGACCGATCCTGCCGATCCGGAAGTGTTCGAAACCGGCTTCGAGTCGTTCAACAGTGAAGAAGCAGCGTTGAAGGCCGCTGGCGTGCGTATCTTCGGACCAGGTGCCTCGGTCGCACAAGATATCGAACCAGAATACATCACGGTTTCGGCAAACTCGCGTACGGCATATGTCAGCTGCCAGGAAAACAACGCGATCGCTGTGATTAGCATACCTGCTAAACGTGTTCTGTCGATCAACCCGCTCGGTTTCAAGGATCATTCGCTGCCTGAAAACGCGATGGATGCTTCGGACGATGACAATGGCACGATCAATATTCAGCCGTGGCCAACTAAGGGCATGTACATGCCTGACTCGATCGCTTCGACTCAATTCTTCGGTTTCACGCTAGTTGCTTCCGCCAACGAAGGGGATGCCCGCGATTACGATGGTTTTGCGGAAGAAGAACGCATCAAGGATCTGGTTCTGGACGAAGACGCCTTCCCTGATGCCGACGAGTTGCAGGAAGATGAAAACCTGGGTCGTTTGAATGTGACGACCACGCTTGGCGACTTGGACAACGACAACGAATACGAAGAACTGTACAGCTTCGGTGCTCGATCGTTCTCGATCTGGCTGCTTACTCCGTTTGGACAAACGGTGCAAGTGTACGACAGCGGAAGCGACTTCGAAGAAATCACTGCCGCTCAGGTTCCGGATTTCTTCAATTCAGACGATGGCGACTCCGATAACTTCGATAATCGCAGCGACGCCAAGGGGCCAGAACCGGAAGCGATCGACATCGGCAGCGACCTGGGCTGCACTTGGGCATTTATCGGCCTGGAACGTGTCGGCGGCGTAATGGTTTACGACATTACCAACCCGCTCAATCCCAGCTTCGTGCAGTACTCGCGAAATCTAACGGACGTTGCTCCTGAAGGGATTGACTTCATCTCTCGCAGCAACAGTCCATTTACCGAACCGGCGATCGTCGTCGCTCACGAAGTCAGCGGCACGACGACCCTGTTCAAGATCAAGCGAACCGGCGGACTACTATCCCGTCTGCTTAACAACTAA
- a CDS encoding tetratricopeptide repeat protein, with product MTNLTCAATCFVATILLVGCDTQKSGDALVEQGGVYSDQGDYAEAIVYFKDAIQRPLINYSKSGVLTMIGNCYNELGEYEESIKYHDLAIKEDPQDHRAFVNKGVVYRLRGEFDEAEKMYNQALELEPDYAELHVNVGAFYLHQKEFEKAVVHLERGVDLDDSRPVAHSNLALAYATVGRLEDADRELKKAIALGYQHPQLIQERIESLKAETEDAPAINEAEAADEGQSSGQ from the coding sequence ATGACGAACCTCACTTGCGCCGCGACCTGCTTCGTGGCAACCATCTTGCTTGTTGGCTGCGACACTCAGAAAAGTGGCGACGCCCTAGTCGAGCAAGGGGGTGTCTATAGCGACCAGGGCGACTATGCCGAAGCCATTGTGTATTTCAAAGATGCAATCCAACGGCCGTTGATTAACTACAGCAAAAGTGGCGTGTTGACGATGATCGGCAACTGCTACAACGAACTGGGCGAGTACGAAGAGTCGATCAAGTACCATGACTTGGCAATCAAGGAGGATCCCCAAGACCATAGGGCTTTCGTGAACAAAGGGGTGGTATATCGCCTGCGAGGTGAATTCGACGAAGCGGAAAAGATGTACAACCAGGCTTTGGAACTGGAGCCTGACTACGCCGAGCTTCACGTTAATGTAGGTGCGTTCTACCTCCATCAGAAGGAATTCGAGAAAGCGGTCGTGCACTTAGAGAGAGGAGTCGATCTGGACGACTCGCGGCCAGTCGCGCACTCGAACTTAGCGCTTGCGTACGCAACGGTTGGACGCTTGGAAGATGCGGATCGCGAACTCAAGAAAGCAATTGCCCTAGGATACCAACACCCCCAGCTCATCCAAGAGCGAATCGAATCCCTTAAAGCGGAGACGGAAGACGCTCCTGCGATCAACGAAGCAGAGGCAGCGGATGAGGGGCAATCGTCCGGCCAGTGA